The Actinomycetota bacterium genome segment TCGGTGACCCGGCCCGCGCCACCGCCGCCCAAGCCTGCGCGGCCGGCCGCTTTCCCGACCCGGGGACGGGTTCGCATCCCGTCCGTCGCGATCGAGGGTCCGGTCGTGTCGACTGTCGTGAAGGACCGGGACATGGTCATCCCCCCGAACAGCCGCGACGTCGCCTGGCTGGACCACGGGTCGTACCCGGGTCCGTACCGCAACGTGATACTGGCCGGTCATCGCTCGTGGGGCGGCCGGCAGGGCACGCTTTGGCGGCTGGGTGAGGTGAAGGAGGGGGACGAGGTCTGGGTGGAGGTCGACGGAGCCGCTCACGGCTACCGGGTCAAGTGGGTCCGCCTCTACCACCCCGACAACGCCCCGGTCGAGGAGATCATGGGGGAGACGCCGGTCC includes the following:
- a CDS encoding class F sortase — its product is SVTRPAPPPPKPARPAAFPTRGRVRIPSVAIEGPVVSTVVKDRDMVIPPNSRDVAWLDHGSYPGPYRNVILAGHRSWGGRQGTLWRLGEVKEGDEVWVEVDGAAHGYRVKWVRLYHPDNAPVEEIMGETPVHSVTLITCGGNFDQARRRYDQRIVVRAEALS